The proteins below are encoded in one region of Eriocheir sinensis breed Jianghai 21 unplaced genomic scaffold, ASM2467909v1 Scaffold849, whole genome shotgun sequence:
- the LOC126994683 gene encoding uncharacterized protein LOC126994683 yields the protein MFVTREPSTEYWFQLGERLELTGQDLVAWVREELLREAYFEELERKDREAELSHEREMQEAQRAHERAMKESGRLQRLALARLACPWFDTSDLDTQVTEPQPSPEVVSTVPCDPARQAVAGEDHDQGECLQEEALPLSPAILTVQECTVVPVDDADAQPPCVSSTVAGARAEEEGNLEPSALLTVSQEEALELKVSDAGQLVTASPSPVSVPTASRKKPPDIDVKASLGCASAPPDAGQLPPDSPSLASESTATRKKPPDINVKASLGCAAAPPGKQGHRTAKLSRLRRGLGKSDCSVLCEGSGRRRRRRRRVTRGLRGRALARRPWKARPPSSFWRAARPASVGRPSCVGRRRDSVKQVDTLHYTVPHHTKYGHVSLVLSRASLQLQEFSPCL from the coding sequence ATGTTTGTTACTCGTGAGCCTTCTACCGAGTATTGGTTTCAGCTGGGTGAGCGCCTTGAGCTGACGGGGCAAGACCTCGTCGCGTGGGTTCGCGAGGAGCTGCTGCGGGAGGCCTACTTCGAGGAGTTGGAGAGGAAAGACCGCGAGGCTGAGCTCTCCCACGAGCGAGAGATGCAAGAGGCTCAGCGCGCCCACGAGAGGGCCATGAAGGAGTCTGGAAGGCTCCAACGCCTCGCCCTCGCACGTCTCGCCTGCCCCTGGTTCGACACCAGCGACCTGGACACGCAGGTAACCGAGCCCCAGCCCTCCCCTGAGGTTGTCAGCACTGTGCCGTGTGACCCTGCTCGGCAGGCAGTAGCTGGGGAGGACCACGACCAAGGAGAGTGCCTGCAGGAGGAGGCTTTGCCTCTCTCCCCGGCGATCCTGACGGTGCAGGAATGCACGGTGGTCCCGGTAGACGACGCAGACGCGCAGCCGCCTTGCGTCTCGAGTACGGTTGCTGGTGCCAgagcagaggaagaggggaatctCGAGCCCTCTGCGCTGCTGACGGTGTCACAGGAGGAAGCGCTGGAGCTGAAGGTTAGTGACGCGGGGCAGCTGGTCACCGCCTCTCCCTCGCCCGTTTCGGTTCCTACTGCCTCGCGCAAGAAGCCTCCTGACATAGACGTCAAGGCCTCGCTAGGTTGCGCCTCAGCACCTCCTGACGCGGGGCAGCTGCCTCCTGATTCTCCCTCGCTCGCCTCGGAATCCACGGCCACGCGCAAGAAGCCTCCTGACATCAATGTCAAGGCTTCGCTGGGTTGCGCCGCAGCACCTCCCGGAAAACAAGGCCACCGCACAGCCAAGCTGTCTCGCCTTCGCCGTGGTCTAGGTAAGAGTgactgttcagtgttgtgtgaGGGTTCCGGgcgacgccgccgcagaaggaggcGTGTCACCCGAGGGCTTAGAGGTCGCGCCCTTGCCAGGCGCCCTTGGAAAGCCCGCCCTCCGAGTTCCTTCTGGCGTGCAGCCAGACCTGCAAGTGTAGGTAGGCCGTCGTGTGTAGGTCGTCGCCGTGATTCTGTGAAACAAGTAGACACACTTCACTACACAGTGCCACACCACACTAAATATGGACATGTGTCCCTAGTCTTGTCTCGGGCCTCTCTGCAGCTTCAGGAGTTTTCTCCATGCTTGTAG